In a genomic window of Coregonus clupeaformis isolate EN_2021a chromosome 27, ASM2061545v1, whole genome shotgun sequence:
- the LOC121541096 gene encoding alpha-(1,3)-fucosyltransferase 10-like, which yields MKHIQVDSYGQCLHNKDLPPHLRDLTAMEEQAFYQILAFENAICDDYITEKLWRPLKLGVVPVDHRAPIVAEQQEFVVVLVEPPEKLALYLKRLDEVNGEYANYLER from the coding sequence ATGAAGCACATCCAGGTTGATTCCTATGGACAATGCCTCCACAACAAAGACCTGCCTCCACATCTGAGGGACTTGACCGCCATGGAGGAGCAGGCCTTCTACCAGATCCTGGCCTTTGAGAATGCCATTTGTGATGACTACATCACCGAGAAACTGTGGAGGCCTCTCAAGCTCGGGGTGGTCCCCGTGGACCACAGGGCTCCCATAGTTGCGGAGCAACAGGAGTTTGTGGTCGTCTTGGTCGAGCCCCCAGAAAAACTGGCTCTGTATCTGAAGAGGTTAGATGAGGTTAACGGGGAGTATGCCAATTATCTGGAGAGGTAG